A single genomic interval of Helianthus annuus cultivar XRQ/B chromosome 6, HanXRQr2.0-SUNRISE, whole genome shotgun sequence harbors:
- the LOC110892382 gene encoding uncharacterized mitochondrial protein AtMg00810-like → MSNCKTVSTPVEVGSKLSATNGTPFYDSSLYRSLAGALQYLTITRPNISYAVQQVCLFMHAPREPHFQLLKRILRYIKGTLSQGLLITPSKSTKLTAYSDADWSGCPDSRRSTSGYCVHLGDNLILWSSKRQPTISRSSAEAEYRGVANTVAELSWIRNLLLELHLPVR, encoded by the coding sequence ATGTCAAATTGCAAAACAGTTAGCACCCCGGTTGAAGTCGGCTCAAAACTGAGTGCTACTAATGGTACTCCGTTTTATGATAGTTCTTTATACCGAAGCTTGGCTGGTGCTTTACAGTACCTTACTATAACACGACCCAATATTTCTTATGCAGTCCAACAGGTGTGTCTCTTCATGCACGCTCCACGTGAACCCCACTTTCAGCTTCTCAAAAGAATCCTCCGGTATATCAAGGGTACATTATCACAAGGTTTGCTCATCACGCCGTCCAAGTCTACCAAACTAACGGCTTATTCAGACGCTGATTGGAGTGGGTGCCCTGACTCTCGGCGCTCGACATCCGGCTATTGTGTTCACTTGGGCGACAACTTGATTTTATGGTCCTCAAAGCGCCAACCCACCATATCTCGGTCTAGTGCTGAAGCCGAATATCGAGGGGTCGCCAACACCGTAGCCGAACTCAGCTGGATCCGAAACCTACTGCTGGAGCTTCATCTCCCAGTTCGCTAA